Proteins encoded in a region of the Agromyces protaetiae genome:
- a CDS encoding phosphoglyceromutase — translation MPHTLVLLRHGNSEWNQKNLFTGWVDVRLSELGRGEAKRAGELLAEQGVLPDVLHTSVLTRAIQTADIALEEADRLWIDVRRSWRLNERHYGALQGLDKAETLEKYGPEQFQLWRRSFDVPPPPLEDDAEFSQVGDPRYANLADDELPRTECLKDVIARMLPYWESDIIPDLADGKTVLVTAHGNSLRALVKHLEGISDDDIAELNIPTGIPLVYELDDDFLPTKPGEYLDPEAAAAGAAAVAAQGKK, via the coding sequence ATGCCTCACACCCTCGTGCTGCTCCGTCATGGCAACAGCGAATGGAATCAGAAGAACCTGTTCACCGGTTGGGTCGACGTGCGCCTCTCCGAGCTCGGCCGCGGCGAGGCCAAGCGTGCGGGTGAGCTGCTGGCCGAACAGGGTGTGCTGCCCGACGTGCTGCACACCTCGGTCCTCACCAGGGCCATCCAGACCGCCGACATCGCCCTCGAGGAGGCCGACCGGCTCTGGATCGACGTGCGCCGCTCCTGGCGGCTGAACGAGCGCCACTACGGCGCCCTGCAGGGCCTCGACAAGGCCGAGACGCTCGAGAAGTACGGGCCAGAGCAGTTCCAGCTCTGGCGCCGCTCGTTCGACGTGCCGCCGCCGCCGCTCGAGGACGACGCCGAGTTCTCGCAGGTCGGCGATCCGCGCTACGCGAACCTCGCCGACGACGAACTGCCGCGCACCGAGTGCCTGAAAGACGTCATCGCGCGCATGCTCCCGTACTGGGAGAGCGACATCATCCCCGACCTCGCCGACGGCAAGACCGTGCTCGTCACCGCCCACGGCAACTCGCTGCGCGCACTGGTGAAGCACCTCGAGGGCATCAGCGACGACGACATCGCCGAGCTCAACATCCCGACCGGCATCCCGCTGGTCTACGAGCTCGACGACGACTTCCTGCCGACGAAGCCCGGTGAGTACCTCGACCCCGAGGCCGCCGCCGCGGGCGCCGCAGCGGTCGCCGCGCAGGGCAAGAAGTAA
- a CDS encoding class I SAM-dependent methyltransferase has product MPVGSITRGTTNTNRLRRVDRWIAVHPALRRAADPLVVDLGYGASGVTAFELAARLRRVRSDVEVLGLEIDPARVRTATEQLAAVRAGGTPFPADLPVSFGVGGFEVPTQAGRRPAVIRAFNVLRQYDEASVHDAWSRLRERLAPGGLVVEGTCDELGRISSWVGLEASGPVTFSISLRLRDLDAPSIVAERLPKALIHRNVPGEPVHALLADLDRAWRVHAPQSVYGPSQRFIRVAETLKADGWPVHADARRWRLGELTLDWPAVAPN; this is encoded by the coding sequence ATGCCCGTCGGTTCCATCACCCGCGGCACCACGAACACCAATCGCCTCCGCCGTGTCGACCGGTGGATCGCGGTGCATCCCGCGCTGCGCCGCGCCGCCGACCCGCTCGTGGTCGACCTCGGGTACGGGGCGAGCGGGGTGACCGCCTTCGAGCTCGCCGCACGGCTCCGCCGGGTCCGTTCCGACGTCGAGGTCCTCGGCCTCGAGATCGATCCCGCGCGTGTGCGCACCGCGACCGAGCAGCTCGCCGCGGTCCGCGCCGGAGGCACGCCCTTCCCGGCGGACCTGCCCGTGTCCTTCGGCGTCGGCGGCTTCGAGGTGCCGACGCAGGCAGGCCGCAGGCCGGCGGTGATCCGGGCGTTCAATGTGCTGCGGCAATACGACGAGGCATCCGTTCACGACGCGTGGTCGCGCCTGCGCGAACGGCTCGCTCCCGGCGGACTCGTCGTCGAGGGCACCTGCGACGAGCTCGGGCGCATTTCAAGCTGGGTCGGCCTCGAGGCATCCGGACCCGTGACCTTCTCGATCAGCCTGCGCCTGCGCGACCTCGACGCCCCTTCGATCGTCGCCGAGCGCCTGCCGAAGGCGCTCATCCACCGGAACGTGCCGGGCGAACCCGTGCACGCACTGCTCGCCGACCTCGACCGCGCCTGGCGCGTCCACGCGCCGCAGTCGGTCTACGGGCCCAGTCAGCGCTTCATCCGCGTCGCCGAGACCCTCAAGGCCGACGGATGGCCCGTGCACGCCGACGCCCGCCGCTGGCGCCTCGGCGAACTCACCCTCGACTGGCCCGCGGTCGCCCCGAACTGA
- a CDS encoding CarD family transcriptional regulator — MLFEVGETVVYPHHGAAKIVEVKKRVIKGEEKLYLKLNVTQGDLVIEVPAENVDLVGVRDVIGKEGLDRVFEVLRAPFTEEPTNWSRRYKANLEKLASGDVIKVSEVVRDLWRRDQDRGLSAGEKRMLAKARQILISELALAEKTDEEQASVVLDEVLAS, encoded by the coding sequence ATGCTTTTTGAGGTTGGCGAGACCGTCGTTTACCCCCACCACGGCGCCGCAAAGATCGTCGAAGTCAAGAAACGAGTTATCAAGGGCGAGGAGAAGCTGTACCTCAAGCTGAACGTCACCCAGGGCGACCTCGTCATCGAGGTTCCGGCCGAGAACGTCGACCTGGTCGGCGTTCGCGACGTGATCGGCAAAGAAGGCCTCGACCGTGTCTTCGAAGTGCTGCGCGCACCGTTCACCGAGGAGCCCACCAACTGGTCGCGCCGCTACAAGGCGAACCTCGAGAAGCTCGCCTCGGGCGACGTGATCAAGGTGTCCGAGGTCGTGCGCGACCTCTGGCGCCGCGACCAGGACCGCGGCCTCTCCGCCGGCGAGAAGCGCATGCTGGCGAAGGCGCGTCAGATCCTGATCTCCGAGCTCGCGCTCGCGGAGAAGACCGACGAAGAGCAGGCCTCGGTCGTGCTCGATGAGGTGCTGGCCTCCTAA
- a CDS encoding sensor histidine kinase, producing MESTWLVLAALAFGVFLGAAFMVVLHMAERRGSAAARVVAPTVPDGIDQVLDVLESAGIVLDPSNNVLRASPGALSMGLIRGQSLVHDELIDLAAGVRRTGEPADEELVLARGFAATAQLRLRVRIARLGTRFVLLLAEDRTDAYRLDEVRRDFVANISHELKTPIASVSLLSEAIDLAADEPEQVRRFANRLGVESARLAHITQEVIELSRLQARDALRPDELVDVDEACRAAVEHNRVLAGAKHIEVAIKAKSRAKVWGDRALLTVAIDNLVANAIAYSNDGGRVGLGVRTDADAGIVEIAVTDQGIGLAEEDLERVFERFYRVDQARARNTGGSGLGLSIVKHTAQNLGGDVRVWSRLGHGATFTIRLPIADEGEAIEQAAETTEAGAAGEASVTPPEAATAVPTGGASE from the coding sequence ATGGAGTCCACCTGGCTGGTGCTCGCCGCGCTGGCCTTCGGCGTCTTTCTCGGCGCTGCGTTCATGGTCGTGTTGCACATGGCCGAGCGCCGCGGAAGCGCGGCCGCTCGAGTCGTCGCACCCACCGTCCCCGACGGGATCGATCAGGTGCTCGACGTGCTCGAGTCGGCGGGGATCGTGCTCGACCCGTCCAACAATGTGCTGCGCGCCTCGCCCGGAGCGCTCTCGATGGGTCTCATCCGCGGCCAGAGCCTCGTGCACGACGAGCTCATCGACCTCGCCGCGGGGGTGCGCCGCACCGGCGAGCCCGCCGACGAGGAGCTCGTGCTCGCACGCGGCTTCGCCGCCACCGCGCAGCTGCGGCTCCGGGTGCGCATCGCGCGGCTCGGCACGCGATTCGTTCTGCTGCTGGCCGAGGACCGCACTGACGCGTATCGGCTCGACGAGGTGCGGCGCGACTTCGTCGCCAACATCAGTCACGAGCTGAAGACGCCGATCGCGTCGGTCAGCCTGCTCTCCGAGGCGATCGATCTGGCGGCCGACGAGCCCGAGCAGGTGCGGCGCTTCGCCAACCGCCTGGGCGTGGAGTCCGCCCGTCTCGCGCACATCACCCAGGAGGTGATCGAGCTGTCCCGGCTTCAGGCGCGGGACGCCCTTCGCCCCGACGAGCTCGTCGATGTCGACGAGGCCTGCCGCGCCGCGGTCGAGCACAATCGCGTCCTCGCCGGCGCCAAGCACATCGAGGTCGCGATCAAGGCGAAGAGTCGCGCCAAGGTCTGGGGCGACCGCGCACTGCTGACCGTCGCGATCGACAATCTCGTCGCGAACGCCATCGCCTACTCGAACGACGGCGGTCGCGTCGGCCTCGGCGTCCGTACCGACGCCGACGCCGGAATCGTCGAGATCGCCGTGACCGACCAGGGCATCGGGCTGGCCGAGGAAGACCTCGAGCGGGTGTTCGAACGCTTCTATCGCGTCGATCAGGCCCGCGCCCGGAACACCGGGGGCAGCGGGCTCGGCCTCAGTATCGTCAAGCACACCGCGCAGAACCTCGGCGGCGATGTCCGCGTCTGGTCGCGTCTCGGCCACGGTGCGACCTTCACCATCCGGTTGCCGATCGCCGATGAGGGCGAGGCGATCGAGCAGGCCGCGGAGACCACCGAGGCCGGCGCCGCCGGCGAGGCATCCGTCACCCCACCCGAGGCCGCCACGGCCGTTCCGACCGGAGGAGCATCCGAGTGA
- a CDS encoding response regulator transcription factor, producing the protein MSTTRILLVEDETALSEPLAFLLEREGYEIEVAADGRDAVAAFDRDGADLVLLDLMLPGIPGTEVCREIRTRSSVPIIMLTAKDSEVDIVVGLELGADDYITKPYSTRELLARIRAVLRRRVEALEYDEAVLEGGRVRMDVDRHTVEVDGSAVQMPLKEFELLELLMRNPGRVLTRGQLIDRVWGSDYFGDTKTLDVHIKRIRSKIERTPSDPVQLVTVRGLGYRFEA; encoded by the coding sequence GTGAGCACCACCCGCATCCTGCTCGTTGAAGACGAGACCGCACTGAGCGAGCCGCTCGCCTTCCTGCTCGAGCGCGAGGGCTACGAGATCGAGGTCGCGGCCGACGGCCGCGACGCGGTCGCCGCGTTCGATCGCGACGGCGCCGACCTCGTGCTGCTCGATCTCATGCTGCCGGGCATTCCCGGCACGGAGGTGTGCCGTGAGATCCGCACGCGGTCGAGCGTGCCGATCATCATGCTGACGGCCAAGGACTCCGAGGTCGATATCGTCGTGGGCCTCGAGCTCGGCGCCGACGACTACATCACGAAGCCGTACTCGACGCGTGAGCTGCTCGCCCGGATCCGTGCGGTCCTGCGCCGTCGCGTCGAGGCACTCGAGTACGACGAGGCCGTGCTCGAGGGTGGCCGAGTGCGGATGGACGTCGACCGTCACACGGTCGAGGTCGACGGGTCGGCGGTGCAGATGCCGCTGAAGGAATTCGAGCTGCTCGAGCTCCTCATGCGCAACCCCGGCCGGGTGCTGACGCGCGGCCAGCTCATCGACCGGGTCTGGGGCTCCGACTACTTCGGGGACACCAAGACGCTCGACGTGCACATCAAGCGCATCAGGTCCAAGATCGAGCGCACCCCGTCGGACCCGGTGCAGCTCGTGACCGTGCGCGGACTCGGGTACCGGTTCGAGGCGTAG
- the phoU gene encoding phosphate signaling complex protein PhoU, translating into MREVFQQELREVQDGLVEIAGLVADSIEKATRAFNESDVSLAEEVIAEDPRIDQATVALDELAITILARQQPVARDLRIVVSALRISASLERMGDMSTHIAQLSRYRFPDKVVPKSLRSTFAEMGRLDVEIARKLARLLDNEDVHLAEEIRNDDDKIDALHLSVFDKVLGETWKGEAVDTVDATLASRYHERFADHAVSIAKKVQYLATGDWVPEPVN; encoded by the coding sequence ATGCGTGAGGTGTTCCAGCAGGAACTGCGGGAGGTGCAGGACGGCCTCGTCGAGATCGCCGGCCTCGTCGCCGATTCGATCGAGAAGGCGACTCGGGCGTTCAACGAGTCCGACGTGAGCCTCGCCGAAGAGGTCATCGCGGAGGATCCGCGCATCGACCAGGCGACGGTGGCCCTCGACGAGCTCGCGATCACGATCCTGGCCCGGCAGCAGCCGGTCGCGCGCGACCTCCGCATCGTCGTGAGCGCGCTGCGCATCAGCGCCTCGCTCGAGCGCATGGGCGACATGTCGACGCACATCGCGCAGTTGTCGCGATACCGCTTCCCGGACAAGGTCGTGCCGAAGTCGCTGCGCAGCACCTTCGCCGAGATGGGCCGACTGGATGTCGAGATCGCCCGCAAGCTCGCGCGGCTGCTCGACAACGAGGACGTGCACCTCGCCGAGGAGATCCGCAACGACGACGACAAGATCGACGCGCTGCACCTCAGCGTGTTCGACAAGGTGCTCGGCGAGACCTGGAAGGGCGAGGCGGTCGACACGGTCGACGCGACCCTCGCCAGCCGGTACCACGAGCGGTTCGCCGACCACGCGGTCTCCATCGCGAAGAAGGTCCAGTATCTCGCCACCGGCGACTGGGTGCCCGAGCCCGTCAACTGA
- a CDS encoding nitrobindin family protein yields MIELPVGLPAELVPLSWLLGVWEGSGVIDYKIGEESVTHEFGQRVSFSHDGLPHLNYTSYTWMFPAEPGGDPRPLTTETGYWRLARPLGEGDPGPAMLPAVGEPTYSTADDVEQLRNADGGFDLEVQIVHPGGVSELYLGQVKGPRIDLATDAVMRTSGAKDYAAATRLYGLVDQHLLWAWDVAALGQDLRTHASARLAKAD; encoded by the coding sequence ATGATCGAGCTGCCCGTCGGCCTCCCGGCCGAGCTGGTTCCGCTCTCCTGGCTCCTCGGGGTCTGGGAGGGCTCGGGCGTCATCGACTACAAGATCGGCGAGGAGTCGGTCACGCACGAGTTCGGACAGCGGGTCTCGTTCAGTCATGACGGGCTCCCGCATCTGAACTACACGTCGTACACCTGGATGTTCCCGGCCGAACCCGGCGGCGACCCGCGTCCGCTCACGACGGAGACCGGGTACTGGCGCCTTGCCCGGCCGCTCGGCGAGGGCGATCCCGGCCCGGCCATGCTGCCCGCGGTCGGCGAGCCGACGTACTCGACCGCCGACGACGTCGAGCAGCTCCGCAACGCCGACGGCGGGTTCGACCTCGAGGTGCAGATCGTGCACCCCGGCGGCGTCAGCGAGCTGTACCTCGGCCAGGTGAAGGGTCCGCGGATCGATCTCGCGACGGACGCGGTGATGCGCACGAGCGGCGCGAAGGACTACGCCGCCGCGACCCGTTTGTACGGCCTCGTCGACCAGCACCTGCTCTGGGCGTGGGACGTCGCCGCGCTCGGGCAAGACCTGCGCACGCACGCATCCGCGCGGCTCGCGAAGGCCGACTGA
- a CDS encoding DNA modification methylase: MKARLAASAALALGIVVGASGCSMITYQATTEVYDPSDGVAANVGDLSLRNILVIMEEGADEGNLIFTVANSAEAAELTAEPASGDSVVLEVGSREQIVLGTGDEDALLLEGIDTMPGAMLDIYFHADGAEGVEIRVPVLDGRLPEYRKLVP; this comes from the coding sequence GTGAAGGCGCGTCTCGCGGCATCTGCCGCCCTGGCACTCGGCATCGTCGTCGGCGCGAGCGGCTGCTCGATGATCACGTACCAGGCGACCACCGAGGTCTATGACCCGAGCGACGGCGTCGCGGCGAACGTGGGTGATCTCAGCCTGCGCAACATCCTCGTGATCATGGAAGAGGGCGCCGACGAGGGCAACCTCATCTTCACGGTGGCCAACTCGGCCGAGGCCGCCGAGCTCACGGCAGAGCCCGCGAGCGGCGACTCGGTCGTGCTCGAGGTCGGGTCGCGCGAGCAGATCGTGCTCGGCACCGGCGACGAAGACGCGCTCCTGCTCGAGGGCATCGACACCATGCCGGGTGCCATGCTCGACATCTACTTCCACGCCGACGGTGCCGAGGGCGTCGAGATCCGCGTGCCGGTGCTCGACGGGCGACTCCCCGAGTACCGCAAGCTCGTCCCGTAA
- the ygfZ gene encoding CAF17-like 4Fe-4S cluster assembly/insertion protein YgfZ, which produces MSASPFLSRPGAVPAEGIDAGVPAHYGNPNVEQRRLESGRAIVDLSNRGVVTVTGPDRLTWLHSMASQALARLAAGESAEALLLDANGHIEHVAHVVDDGTTAWLIVEGPDASALAAFLDRMRFMLRVEVADVSADWAVLGAMGAEPLDLAVPAGAPNGVALDWVDPWRTASGHQYARAAGHPAADWRWVERLVPRAALADAAAAVAAGRVEAAGALAAEALRIAAWRPRQATEVDEKAIPHELDWLRSAVDLGKGCYKGQETVAKVLNLGRPPRRLVLLHLDGSDTVLPVPGEVVVGEKTRPEPAAGEAPERRQVGRITSSAMHHELGPIALAVVKRAVPADLPLIVESHGIDVAAAQVEIVPADAASAVDVPRLPRLGVHRP; this is translated from the coding sequence ATGAGCGCGTCGCCGTTCCTGTCGCGGCCCGGCGCGGTGCCCGCTGAGGGCATCGACGCGGGCGTGCCCGCGCATTACGGCAATCCCAACGTCGAGCAGCGCCGGCTCGAGTCCGGCCGCGCCATCGTCGACCTGTCGAACCGCGGCGTCGTCACGGTCACCGGCCCCGACCGGCTCACCTGGTTGCACTCGATGGCGAGCCAGGCCCTCGCACGCCTCGCCGCCGGCGAGAGCGCCGAGGCGCTCCTGCTCGACGCCAACGGGCACATCGAACACGTCGCGCACGTCGTCGACGACGGCACGACCGCCTGGCTCATCGTCGAAGGGCCGGATGCGTCGGCGCTGGCCGCATTCCTCGACCGCATGCGGTTCATGTTGCGCGTCGAGGTGGCCGACGTCAGTGCGGACTGGGCGGTGCTCGGGGCCATGGGCGCCGAGCCGCTCGATCTGGCCGTGCCCGCCGGTGCTCCGAACGGCGTCGCGCTCGACTGGGTCGACCCGTGGCGAACGGCGTCGGGGCATCAGTACGCGCGTGCGGCGGGGCATCCGGCCGCCGACTGGCGCTGGGTGGAACGCCTCGTACCGCGTGCCGCGCTCGCCGACGCCGCGGCCGCGGTCGCGGCCGGCCGCGTGGAGGCGGCGGGCGCGCTCGCCGCTGAGGCGTTGCGCATCGCGGCCTGGCGCCCGCGTCAGGCGACCGAGGTCGACGAGAAGGCCATCCCGCACGAGCTCGACTGGCTGCGCAGTGCCGTCGACCTCGGCAAGGGCTGCTACAAGGGCCAGGAGACGGTCGCCAAGGTGCTGAACCTCGGCCGGCCGCCGCGACGGCTCGTGCTGCTGCACCTCGACGGCAGCGACACCGTGCTGCCGGTGCCCGGCGAGGTCGTCGTCGGTGAGAAGACGCGTCCCGAGCCGGCGGCGGGCGAGGCGCCCGAGCGTCGCCAGGTGGGCCGCATCACCTCGAGCGCGATGCACCACGAGCTCGGCCCGATCGCCCTCGCCGTCGTGAAACGCGCGGTCCCCGCCGATCTGCCGCTCATCGTCGAGAGCCACGGCATCGACGTCGCCGCCGCCCAGGTCGAGATCGTCCCGGCCGACGCGGCGTCCGCGGTCGACGTCCCGCGCCTCCCGCGCCTCGGCGTGCACCGCCCGTAG
- a CDS encoding response regulator transcription factor, with product MAQLLILSPAADEDVLPALSLLTHRTRVIPASPDQLVRAPESDLVFLDARTNLAGAKALAQILRTTGLSAPLVLIVTEGGLTAVTPDWGVDDVVLEQAGPAEIDARIRLAIGRAQSTQPSERIQTSGVVIDEASYSAKVRGRPLDLTYKEFELLRFLAAHPSRVFTREQLLSEVWGYDYFGGTRTVDVHVRRLRAKLGDLDSLIGTVRNVGYRFNVHDEDEPSQVASR from the coding sequence GTGGCGCAGCTGTTGATCCTGTCGCCGGCGGCCGACGAAGACGTCCTCCCCGCTCTTTCGCTCTTGACCCATCGGACGCGTGTGATTCCTGCGTCGCCCGATCAGCTCGTCCGCGCGCCCGAGTCGGACCTCGTGTTCCTCGACGCGCGTACGAACCTCGCGGGCGCGAAGGCGCTCGCCCAGATCCTCCGCACGACCGGGCTGTCAGCACCGCTCGTGCTCATCGTGACCGAGGGCGGCCTGACGGCCGTGACGCCCGACTGGGGCGTCGACGACGTCGTGCTCGAGCAGGCGGGCCCTGCCGAGATCGACGCGCGGATCCGGCTCGCGATCGGGCGTGCGCAGTCGACGCAGCCCTCGGAGCGCATTCAGACGTCCGGCGTGGTGATCGACGAGGCGAGCTACTCGGCGAAGGTGCGCGGCCGGCCGCTCGACCTCACCTACAAGGAGTTCGAGCTGCTGCGCTTCCTCGCGGCGCATCCGTCCCGAGTGTTCACGCGCGAGCAGCTGCTCAGCGAGGTGTGGGGGTACGACTACTTCGGCGGCACCCGCACCGTCGACGTGCACGTGCGGCGGCTGCGCGCGAAGCTCGGCGATCTCGACAGTCTCATCGGCACCGTCCGCAACGTCGGCTACCGGTTCAACGTGCACGACGAGGACGAGCCGTCGCAGGTCGCCTCCCGTTGA